One Helianthus annuus cultivar XRQ/B chromosome 12, HanXRQr2.0-SUNRISE, whole genome shotgun sequence genomic region harbors:
- the LOC110892789 gene encoding uncharacterized protein LOC110892789, with translation MFDVKENANLESLNNWTIESWNEMRYDKDVYVKRYKNFLCMKNESMEMLKERFWELIIKLEKHRIHHSKDERILKFVDALPLEWDNFVNGLKRDSSLSRYDLRSFINTITNHSGHEYVRKGQLLDEIKEESRKIDLNIPSYAMQAITNTIQFHGRDDEDAPAHINRFSRMLATFNLHGAPNDATYLQLFPFSLAGRAATWLDSQPTGTFTTWAGLRQAFLNKYFPPAEVARLRDQIHSFRMEPDEPYYLAWERFQNLCARCSQHGLSDWALCEKFYNGLTQETRERFDTNAGGHMMGILTVAECRERFEAFAQSQSQSRSDQRYQSGNSNTTTSAPAQGVNHVTVDPSLASVLENITRELKEIRAKVDKCEFCRGGHDTSACPLLVGEEQCDYLGGGFGRGQSSGNNNNNFGLGWRNNNNNFNNNNNFRSNGPPGFQIAQNPNRGLGSLFSGGLNGQIKDGGSNNQVQTGQGSSFDLGGSMERMESMMSQLIVRDQNTQKKLSEHDLMLKNHQAAVQDLSRVVSDMSRKLDKRLPGQFAANTQPNPNAHVKAITTRSGRTVGNPSVEEREVDEDGDIIDEVIEMEAPGKVQKRLSPASTAQLGESQSEKKVEKKPIDVRPSPYVNHAYVPFPSRLKNQKYSREYGQFLDIFKQLKINLPFIEALQSMPKYAKFLKDLLRNKEKLGELSNVPLHGGCSAVVSNKLPEKLTDPGVFTIPCLFGSNTNTRALADLGASINLMPFSLYEKLDLGELSPTRMTLSLADRFVKHPRGIVENLLVKVDKFVFPADFVILDMDVTTRIHHSILTLRCLRLIR, from the exons atgtttgatgtgaAGGAAAATGCTAATCTTGAAAGTTTAAATAACTGGACTATAGAATCGTGGAATGAGATGAGATATGATAAGGATGTTTATGTAAAAAGATACAAAAATTTCTTGTGTATGAAGAATGAATcgatggagatgttgaaagaaaGGTTTTGGGAATTAATCATCAAGTTAGAAAAACATAGGATACATCATTCAAAGGATGAAAGAATTTTGAAATTTGTTGATGCTTTACCTTTGGAATGGGATAACTTCGTGAATGGATTGAAACGGGATTCTAGTCTATCACGTTATGATttaagaagtttcatcaacacaATTACAAATCATAGTGGTCATGAATATGTAAGAAAAGGGCAATTATTGGATGAAATAAAAGAGGAATCAAGAAAGATAGATTTGAAT ATTCCATCTTATGCCATGCAAGCCATCACCAATACCATCCAATTCCATGGCCGGGACGATGAGGACGCCCCGGCTCACATAAACCGTTTCTCCCGCATGCTAGCTACCTTTAACCTTCACGGTGCACCCAACGATGCCACTTACCTACAGCTTTTCCCATTCTCATTAGCCGGCCGTGCGGCTACTTGGTTGGACTCTCAACCAACCGGTACCTTTACCACATGGGCGGGGCTTCGTCAAGCCTTTTTGAACAAGTATTTCCCGCCCGCTGAAGTCGCACGTCTTAGGGACCAAATCCACTCTTTTCGCATGGAGCCCGACGAGCCTTACTACCTTGCTTGGGAGCGTTTCCAAAACCTTTGTGCTCGTTGCTCCCAGCATGGTCTTTCTGATTGGGCTTTGTGTGAGAAATTTTATAACGGTCTCACCCAAGAGACTCGTGAGAGGTTCGACACTAATGCGGGGGGGCACATGATGGGTATTCTTACAGTGGCTGAGTGTCGAGAGCGTTTTGAGGCATTTGCTCAGTCTCAATCCCAATCACGATCCGATCAGAGGTACCAAAGTGGTAATTCAAATACCACTACTAGTGCACCCGCCCAAGGGGTGAACCATGTCACCGTGGACCCTAGTTTAGCCTCTGTTTTGGAAAACATCACTCGAGAGCTTAAGGAGATTAGAGCTAAGGTTGATAAGTGTGAGTTTTGTCGAGGCGGTCACGACACGAGTGCATGTCCTTTACTAGTTGGTGAGGAGCAATGTGATTATTTAGGAGGAGGTTTTGGTAGAGGTCAGTctagtggtaataataataataattttgggtTGGGTTggcgaaataataataataattttaataataataacaattttcGCTCAAATGGACCTCCTGGttttcaaatagctcaaaatccaaATAGAGGTCTAGGTTCGCTTTTCAGTGGGGGTCTAAATGGGCAAATCAAGGATGGGGGGTCAAATAATCAGGTGCAAACGGGTCAAGGCTCAAGTTTCGATTTGGGGGGTAGCATGGAAAGAATGGAGTCCATGATGAGTCAACTAATTGTTAGGGATCAAAATACCCAAAAGAAACTTAGTGAACATGATCTTATGCTTAAGAATCACCAAGCGGCGGTCCAAGACCTTTCTAGGGTTGTAAGTGATATGTCTAGGAAGTTAGATAAAAGGTTACCCGGTCAGTTTGCAGCTAACACCCAACCTAACCCGAATGCTCATGTGAAAGCCATTACCACTCGTAGTGGTAGAACCGTAGGGAACCCGAGCGTAGAAGAGAGAGAGGTTGATGAGGATGGAGACATTATAGATGAAGTGATAGAGATGGAGGCTCCCGGCAAAGTGCAAAAGAGGCTaagcccagcaagtaccgcacagctCGGTGAATCTCAAAGTGAGAAGAAAGTTGAGAAAAAGCCCATAGACGTGAGACCTTCACCCTATGTGAATCATGCGTATGTTCCGTTTCCCTCGCGTCTTAAGAATCAAAAATACTCAAGGGAATACGGGCAGTTCTTAGATATCTTCAAGCAATTGAAGATTAATCTTCCGTTTATAGAGGCACTCCAGTCCATGCCAAAATATGCAAAATTTTTGAAGGACCTTCTTAGGAATAAGGAGAAATTAGGTGAGTTGTCTAATGTCCCATTGCATGGAGGGTGTTCGGCAGTCGTTTCAAATAAGTTGCCCGAAAAGCTTACCGATCCCGGTGTGTTCACTATTCCTTGTCTATTCGGTAGTAACACGAACACTAGAGCCTTAGCCGACCTAGGTGCTAGCATTAATTTAATGCCCTTTTCGCTTTACGAGAAGCTAGATTTAGGCGAGCTTTCACCTACTCGAATGACATTGTCCTTAGCTGATAGGTTCGTGAAACACCCAAGGGGAATAGTTGAGAATTTGCTTGTTAAGGTGGATAAGTTTGTTTTTCCTGCCGATTTCGTTATTCTAGACAtggatgtgacaacccgaatccATCATTCGATCCTTACTCTTCGATGTCTTCGTTTAATACGTTAA